The following is a genomic window from Synechococcales cyanobacterium T60_A2020_003.
TTTACCGTATCGCGGTCAAAATAGGTTGTTGCCAACGTCCAGTACACGCCATAGTGCCGCGCTTCGGAGGCCATGAGTCCCTGGAAAAAGGCCGCCAATTCTGGATCGGGGCAATGCTGGGCTAAAAGTCCTAACCGCTCATGACTCCGAGCCTCAATCAGTCCGGCTACGAGGAGAGAGTCTAACTGGCGGTGGGGTTCATGGCGACGGACGTGCGATCGCAACGTTGCACCATAGGGCGGTGGGGTCAGCGGTGCCAGAGCAATGCCTCGTCGATCCAGCCATTGATTTACCCGTTCAAAATGCTCTAGCTCTTCCTGGGCGATCGCCGTTAGGGTTCGCACCAGCTTTGCACTGGAGGGATACCGAAAGATCAGGTTTAGAGCTACTCCTGCCGCTTTGCGCTCGCACTGGGAATGGTCGAGCAGGATGGTGTCCAGATGGGCGATCGCCTGCTCGACCCATGCCGCAGAGGTGGGTTTCTGCAAAAACTTAATCGTGGAGGCAGAGGACGAGGCAACCATGAAGATAATCCAACATCACTAGACAGCCATTCTTCAGCGTAAACGAATGGAGCGATCGCGTGCAATGTTCAAGAAACCCCCCCATTCATCCTGCATGACTCGGCTTAGACCAAGGTACTCAGAACCCCTTGCGGACGTACTGTGAG
Proteins encoded in this region:
- a CDS encoding tRNA-(ms[2]io[6]A)-hydroxylase, giving the protein MVASSSASTIKFLQKPTSAAWVEQAIAHLDTILLDHSQCERKAAGVALNLIFRYPSSAKLVRTLTAIAQEELEHFERVNQWLDRRGIALAPLTPPPYGATLRSHVRRHEPHRQLDSLLVAGLIEARSHERLGLLAQHCPDPELAAFFQGLMASEARHYGVYWTLATTYFDRDTVNQRLEELATVESEILSTLYPEPRIHS